Proteins encoded by one window of Aphidius gifuensis isolate YNYX2018 linkage group LG2, ASM1490517v1, whole genome shotgun sequence:
- the LOC122848191 gene encoding bromodomain-containing protein DDB_G0280777, whose amino-acid sequence MPTGVSNLAQFNNAGEKYKPAFKIINRDNLQTTLPIIHFNQMNSDDINNDINNEINNNITKINNKKNLNKKKCISRSNDHLVLASLQNNQKTPIQNNGKKKIKSKSHDNLINIDADNKKKLGKKLMNISTENFNDVLNAKLRKIQEQEENEMAKKINKKIINNNNTNNNNNINMKKPFITTVKSGEFLMPPPEVAALLGMTPTGAWIGNTYLNNIDNSSGINTNNNNNSSLHINNDIIVPKLKHRSLITIGKRPEIRHSSHNARCPAALKATIDFSINHQNNNNNNYVNSITAKSLAQEERLKHLSDNKFDKNETDHHSLPFGNIMYDKRVIRGSTYASSQLLNDGEQSQAAKYAEMRRKGLLKKKNQLQTTRSMMLRIKSPPPVAGRKHEPVQTELYLEELFDKPSESEVGTQTDYFLDRPSTPPYCPGKIGTDVETQIDPGDLFDYDTEVQPILEVLVGKTIEQALIEVLEEEELAALREQQRRFLELRAAEKVEHQRLEQQDRRIREEKNQRLKQHEEAVKIQQETEERVAAAVLLTGYIAELLPTAIENLKLSGYLIDDIKPDIQDNFMPWLTNEVKKEIGNTIESREILMDIVTEVLENRAKTYHKIGIENESNYVSSENIATQEFEEESGGIRDRDFHDYKTPNLLNN is encoded by the exons atgccaacTGGAGTATCAAATTTggcacaatttaataatgccggtgaaaaatataaaccagcatttaaaataataaatcgtGATAATTTACAAACAACTCTTCCAATAATTCACTTTAACCAAATGAATAGTGATGATATCAACAATGATATcaacaatgaaattaataacaatataacaaaaataaataataaaaaaaatttaaataaaaaaaaatgtataagtCGATCAAACGATCATCTTGTATTAGCAAGTCTtcaaaataaccaaaaaaccccaattcaaaataatggtaaaaaaaaaattaaatcaaaaagtcatgataatttaataaacattgatgctgataataaaaaaaaattaggtaaaaaattaatgaacatttcaactgaaaattttaatgatgttttaaatgcaaaattacgtaaaatacaagaacaagaagaaaatgaaatggctaaaaaaattaataaaaaaataataaataataataatacaaataataataataatattaatatgaaaaagcCATTTATAACAACTGTGAAAAGTGGTGAATTTTTAATGCCACCACCAGAAGTTGCAGCGTTATTAGGAATGACACCGACTGGTGCATGGATTggaaatacatatttaaataatattgataattcatcaggtattaatacaaataataataataatagtagtttacatattaataatgatataattgttccaaaattaaaacatcgttcattaataacaattggtAAACGTCCTGAAATACGACATAGTAGTCACAATGCAAGATGTCCAGCAGCATTAAAAGCAACAATTGATTTTAgtattaatcatcaaaataataataataataattatgttaattcAATTACTGCTAAAAGTTTGGCACAAGAGGAACGTCTTAAACATTTATCTGACAACAAATTCGACAAGAACGAAAC TGATCATCATTCACTTCCATTTGGTAATATTATGTATGACAAACGAGTCATTCGTGGCAGTACATATGCATCCAGTCAATTATTa aaTGATGGTGAACAATCACAAGCGGCAAAATACGCTGAAATGAGAAGAAAAggattgttgaaaaaaaaaaatcagctaCAAACAACAAGATCAATGATGCTGCGAATAAAATCTCCACCACCAGTTGCGGGACGTAAACATGAACCGGTTCAAACTGAGCTCTATTTAGAGgag tTGTTTGATAAACCAAGTGAATCAGAAGTTGGTACACAAACAGATTATTTTTTGGATAGACCATCAACACCACCATATTGTCCTGGTAAAATTGGCACAGATGTAGAAACCCAAATTGATCCTGGTGAT ctcTTTGATTACGATACTGAGGTTCAACCGATCCTTGAGGTACTCGTTGGAAAGACGATTGAACAGGCACTCATCGAAGTTCTTGAAGAAGAGGAACTTGCTGCTCTGCGTGAACAGCAAAGAAGATTCCTCGAATTGCGCGCTGCTGAGAAAGTTGAACATCAAAGACTCGAACAGCAAGATAGACGAATTAGAGAAGAAAAa aatcAACGATTAAAACAACATGAAGAAGCtgttaaaattcaacaagaaACAGAAGAAcgtgttgctgctgctgtatTATTAACTGGTTACATCGCTGAATTATTACCAACggcaattgaaaatttaaaattatctggTTATTTAATTGACGATATTAAACCAGATATTCAAGATAATTTTATGCCATGGTTAACAAATGAggtgaaaaaagaaattggaAATACCATTGAAAGCAGAGAAATACTGATGG ATATTGTCACTGAAGTTCTTGAAAATCGTGCCAAGACCTACCATAAAATTGGCATTGAAAATGAGTCAAATTACGTCAGTAGTGAAAATATTGCAACACAAGAATTCGAAGAAGAAAGTGGTGGTATACGTGACCGAGATTTTCATGATTATAAAAcaccaaatttattaaataattaa
- the LOC122848192 gene encoding activin receptor type-2B, whose translation MIIIKMNTFNKLSLLLLGFIIGSLVKYGAGHDVKGSTSCEFYNDTKCAESQEGCSKRETCQSPDPGKRNHCYVLWTYNNATNTSTIKLKGCWLDNKECYDKPRCVEQNAKRKAQLFYCCCDTNMCNQNFTWDPQPTVPPTRDNQQKPIQNNEQQLITWILSIGVLLLFIIILIGLLWFYKKRKLGYFNEIPTLEPIPLPQPSPNLGLRPIQLLEIKARGRFGAVWKAQYKNDIVAVKVFPMQDKQSWQTEQEIFKLSHMNHDDILNFIGVEKRGDNLQAEFWLITAYHDKGSLCDYLKANTVTWIDMCRISESMARGLMHLHEEISPNKNDGYKPAVAHRDFKSKNVLIKSDMSACIADFGLALIFQPGKPCGDTHGQVGTRRYMAPEVLEGAINFTRDSFLRIDMYACGLVLWELVSRCTFGDFIVGDYRLPFEEEVGLHPTLEDMQESVVHKKERPHIPEIWKSQPLLLSICDTMEECWDHDAEARLSASCVMERIATLRSLVINSSTLIKVDNTNESINNTKESSM comes from the exons atgattattatcaaaatgaatacattcaataaattatcattgctTCTTCTTGGATTTATCATTG GATCATTGGTAAAATATGGAGCTGGTCATGATGTAAAAGGTTCAACATCTTGTGAATTTTACAACGACACAAAATGTGCTGAATCACAAGAAGGATGTTCAAAACGTGAAACATGTCAATCACCAGATCCAGGAAAACGTAATCATTGTTATGTTCTTTGGACATATAACAATGCAACaaatacatcaacaataaaattaaaa GGTTGCTGGTTAGACAACAAAGAATGTTATGATAAACCACGTTGTGTTGAACAAAATGCAAAACGTAAAGCACagctattttattgttgttgtgatACAAATATGTgtaatcaaaattttacatGGGATCCACAGCCAACAGTGCCACCGACCCGtgataatcaacaaaaaccaattcaaaataatgaacaacaattaataacatggatattatcaattggtgtattattattatttataataatattaattggtttattatggttttataaaaaacgtaaacttggttattttaatgaaataccAACATTAGAACCAATACCATTACCACAACCATCACCAAATTTAGGATTACGTCCAATTCaattacttgaaataaaaGCACGTGGACGTTTTGGTGCTGTATGGAAAgcacaatataaaaatgatattgttgCTGTTAAAGTATTTCCAATGCAAGATAAACAATCATGGCAAACTGaacaagaaatatttaaattatcacatATGAATCatgatgatatattaaatttcattggtGTTGAAAAACGTGGTGATAATTTACAAGCTGAATTTTGGTTGATAACAGCATATCATGATAAAGGATCATTGTGTGATTATTTAAAAGCAAATACAGTAACATGGATTGATATGTGTAGAATATCAGAATCAATGGCAAGAGGTTTAATGCATTTACATGAAGAAATAtcaccaaataaaaatgatggtTATAAGCCAGCAGTTGCACATCGTgattttaaatctaaaaatgtattaattaaatcagATATGAGTGCATGTATTGCTGATTTTGGTCTTGCACTTATATTTCAACCTGGTAAACCATGTGGTGATACACATGGACAAGTTGGTACAAGAAGATACATGGCACCAGAAGTATTAGAGGGTGctattaattttacaagaGATTCATTTTTACGTATTGATATGTATGCATGTGGTCTTGTATTATGGGAGCTAGTATCAAGATGTACATTTGGTGATTTTATTGTTGGAGATTATAGATTACCATTTGAGGAAGAAGTTGGTTTACATCCGACACTTGAAGATATGCAAGAAAGTGTTGTacataaaaaagaaagacCACATATACCAGAAATATGGAAATCACAACCG cTGTTGTTATCAATTTGTGATACAATGGAAGAATGCTGGGATCATGATGCTGAGGCTAGACTATCAGCATCTTGTGTTATGGAACGTATTGCAACTTTGAGAAGTCTCGTTATAAATTCATCGACATTAATCAAAGTTGATAATACAAATGAGTCTATCAATAATACCAAGGAATCTAGTATGTAA